From a region of the Falco cherrug isolate bFalChe1 chromosome 9, bFalChe1.pri, whole genome shotgun sequence genome:
- the SEC16A gene encoding protein transport protein Sec16A isoform X7: MQQPPQTVPAGAAAPPPAGIARNMYWRNSSLSKRANATAAPVQPVTDPFAFGRQTPQGSPLDNPSKGNALVMQSSSPAVFPQPAIIHTSPSHAGDNPHGLHTSLSAPVSQPGINTSTFSNVPIPSLSPGYIINSTTEAHPNADLGLCGPAVPLHYNTGAAVENSFSVHPGMVSASNKPGGRQDVGRDPNDVPSGPNATALFPPPPQQPMSQWRPVQSNLQSPVRNFVPYPEPSSQIDVHNVSQSSVSTSHPPLQANLQQVPVHQGIPQNTTQAPLSIGCEKNGKNGSANSSHHMNSIQPGNVFRQNTEMTNTWLSQPYQEQFCPQPPLQDSSFVIPTAQENNPQNQSPDMPETSNRPVPADRDSGTLSMFFKGDEAENEEILSSEKNYVVEKTEFDACQPHSASLYHQPMHPQRVATNVLSQAQIGTGSASEMVQKGMDAQYFSKIVSQQETQAAKHSMFVSDDKACIGDPSGNGGSQYENVENLECIQNQEVLPSEPQNASSPGAGPDLYRYGSFPGQMLPKNAVVSHTEGGPNLEAPDSLPHPVRPDSVSSNYSNISHRSASSSARPQEQVGTFIQQESGKPDEESSAGFFKQIDSSPLGGDSSELNLGKSYHGNLSQPPTPSPPKPTGVFQTSANSSFEPVRSHGVGIKPAEIDQAKMVVELRENHSNQKNIKKNTAVPAASPGNLEQPPDNLETIFMPQVHPLPLAVTGEAGNMLHSGPVTENIQSISERRSSTRAQGAVKKCDSPATTLWAHNELPNFGGNVLLAPAAPAVYVPAKQTVEVIQPPEEGLSNQQPSKPGTIAVQLSQDRHIPSENLENPPKMGEEEALQSQASSGYASLLSSPPTESLQNQPILIAQPNQSYNLAQPINFSISLSNQLSSNENNQPMKDSGVGDKPAMGPQTSHAGGIISGENVPLPVMQVGSLLVNALPNTNLLKHNVLQSPVNSSDTASNQPANLLMKTPLNLAPEGQKNVNMEGFIPEFASKPGSSSSISPGTNIAGASPLIPPVNSVIQANNSANHSNSKEEVAGVLDFTVSRTLEKSSASNSVQVHNQSLSGGPVYPQQSAGSSAGQMHPEMHDKQHFYQQVTKDVQHQAVSDRAVQGALPSQPQMQAAQMQQPASSGQSSVPSNYQVAAGTKAVQASQQHENQVLSNHPQPVGPQEADSVQLTTRYDQTSPDKQPASGQLSGAPASTAPSTTVSQSVMPNVQQDLQRPSLPQTPQDAFGPPQNPYYYYRHPYDAYQPPYPPPYPPADPRTAAHLYYMEDSYGQYDPRYSTGYMEPGSYRYSEPERPSSRASHCSDRPPSRQGYTEDYYAKSGWSDYYPGYYSNSYDYGDPSRWERYSSAYDPRYRDPRSYGQRYWYDAEHNPYQKREAYPYGNRHDQYEDNWRYDPRFTGSFDDESEPHRDPYGDEFDRRSVHSEHSGHSLRSSRSVHSHQSSFSSRSQQPFTGYGYPTETGWSAVEQAPLRPSTPEKFSVPHICARFGPGGFLIKVLPNLPSEGQPALVEIHSMETMLQHSPEQEEMRAFPGPLAKDDTHKVDVINFAQNKASQCFKNDNLIDKESASLLWDFIVLLCRQNGTVVGTDLAELLLRDHKTVWLPGKSPNEANLIDFTNEALEQVEEESGEAQLSFLTDSLITTIDSLEKETERFRELLLYGRKKDALESAMKHGLWGHALLLASKMDSRTHARVMTRFANSLPINDPLQTVYQLMSGRMPAASTCCGDEKWGDWRPHLAMVLSNLTNNVDLESRTIATMGDALASKGLLDAAHFCYLMAQVGFGVYTRKTTKLVLIGSNHSLPFFKFATNEAIQRTEAYEYAQSLGSQPGCLPNFQVFKFIYACRLAEMGLAAQAFHYCEVISRTVLKDPHYYSPVLIGQLIQMSSQLRLFDPQIKEKPEQESFIEPSWLVTLRHVDGQIKEGAIAYNTDRSTPPPYACSTPSSELDHASQCDGAGVGRDMGPGAENALLASLLPNMAQQMQSVQLMPSVPQAALDGSAAMIPPGDQEAVRSVPFYSVASQPIGPGPGFAPPGFSNPYGNEPSPLYLGSALPPGGPPQEIEPRSEEQINPETGTQRIARESPSQSSFPEQREEDFYGRMASMGYGRRSRTTSESSAHSVGRERSSSAAKQPSPPPSVPVGKENKKEIKKEPAPRKTGGTWFRWLMGKGKNEAHLPDDKNKSIVWDEQKQRWVNLDEPEEESKPPPPPPTGFPKVPQTVPPGPGGPPSAPVNMFSRRAAGSRARYVDVLNPGGTKSSGAVPAPSDLFAPLAPMPIPANVFVPNSVPGEPQPMEGSGAAEHAPAASQTNADPAAAVEPEYLNPAILPPGSGLPVSNPDGSQSGEPATVPPSGGPAAGTVPFYNPSQFAQSPAVTGSSRLGRIGQRKYPTLK, encoded by the exons ATGCAGCAGCCTCCACAGACTGttccagcaggagctgcagctccaccTCCTGCAGGCATTGCTCGGAACATGTACTGGAGAAACAGCTCACTCAGTAAACGAGCAAATGCAACAGCTGCTCCAGTGCAGCCTGTGACAGACCCTTTTGCATTTGGCAGACAAACTCCACAGGGTTCCCCTTTAGATAATCCATCCAAGGGCAATGCATTGGTTATGCAAAGTTCTTCCCCAGCAGTGTTTCCGCAGCCAGCCATTATCCATACTTCACCATCACATGCAGGGGACAATCCTCATGGACTGCATACGTCTTTATCAGCTCCTGTATCTCAACCAGGAATAAATACCAGTACGTTTTCTAACGTTCCAATTCCTTCACTGTCCCCAGGATATATTATAAATAGTACCACAGAAGCGCATCCAAATGCAGATCTTGGACTCTGTGGGCCTGCAGTACCATTACATTATAATACAGGAGCGGCAGTTGAAAATTCTTTCAGTGTGCATCCTGGAATGGTGTCTGCATCAAACAAACCTGGAGGTAGACAAGATGTTGGTAGAGACCCAAATGATGTTCCTTCAGGACCCAATGCAACGGCACTCTTCCCTCCACCTCCTCAGCAGCCTATGTCTCAGTGGAGGCCTGTTCAAAGTAACCTGCAGTCTCCAGTTCGAAATTTTGTGCCCTACCCTGAGCCGTCTTCTCAGATTGACGTTCATAACGTTTCTCAGTCCTCTGTTAGTACTTCTCATCCTCCTCTACAGGCAAATTTACAACAAGTTCCTGTACACCAAGGTATTCCACAAAATACCACGCAAGCGCCTTTATCCATTGGTTGtgaaaagaatgggaaaaatggCTCTGCAAATAGCAGTCATCACATGAATAGCATCCAGCCTGGAAATGTGTTTAGGCAGAATACAGAAATGACTAACACTTGGTTAAGTCAACCATACCAGGAACAATTTTGCCCACAGCCACCATTGCAAGATTCCAGTTTTGTCATTCCCACAGCTCAGGAAAATAACCCCCAAAACCAGTCTCCAGATATGCCTGAAACATCGAATAGACCTGTTCCCGCAGATCGAGATTCAGGAActctttccatgtttttcaAAGGGGATgaggcagaaaatgaagaaatactttcatctgaaaaaaattacgTAGTTGAGAAAACGGAGTTTGATGCTTGTCAGCCACATTCGGCATCCTTGTATCACCAGCCAATGCATCCTCAGCGGGTTGCAACTAATGTTCTCTCTCAGGCGCAGATTGGTACAGGTTCAGCCAGTGAGATGGTGCAAAAAGGAATGGATGCCCAGTACTTTTCTAAAATTGTAAGTCAGCAGGAGACGCAGGCCGCTAAGCACTCTATGTTTGTTAGTGATGACAAGGCATGTATAGGTGACCCATCTGGGAATGGTGGCTCACAGTATGAAAACGTTGAGAACCTGGAGTGCATTCAGAATCAAGAAGTGCTGCCAAGTGAACCACAAAATGCTTCATCCCCTGGTGCTGGTCCTGATCTGTACAGATACGGTTCCTTTCCAGGTCAGATGCTTCCAAAGAATGCTGTTGTGAGCCATACTGAAGGAGGACCAAATTTGGAGGCACCCGATTCGTTACCTCATCCTGTCCGACCAGATAGTGTATCTTCAAACTATAGCAACATTAGCCATAGGAGCGCTTCAAGCTCAGCAAGACCTCAAGAGCAAGTCGGTACGTTTATTCAGCAAGAAAGTGGGAAGCCTGATGAAGAATCTTCTGCTGGCTTCTTTAAACAGATTGACTCTTCTCCGTTGGGAGGTGATTCAAGTGAGCTAAACCTGGGCAAGAGCTACCATGGTAATCTATCCCAGCCTCCAACTCCAAGTCCTCCTAAGCCCACAGGAGTATTTCAGACAAGTGCAAATAGTTCTTTTGAACCCGTGAGGTCCCATGGAGTTGGTATAAAACCTGCGGAGATTGACCAAGCAAAGATGGTGGTTGAATTAAGAGAGAACCACTCAAACCAAAAGAATATCAAGAAGAATACAGCTGTGCCGGCTGCATCCCCAGGCAATCTTGAACAGCCACCAGATAACCTGGAAACTATTTTCATGCCTCAGGTACACCCACTGCCTCTTGCAGTCACTGGTGAAGCTGGAAATATGTTGCACTCGGGACCTGTTACGGAAAACATACAATCAATATCCGAGAGAAGGTCCTCAACAAGAGCTCAGGGAGCAGTTAAAAAGTGTGATAGCCCAGCAACAACTTTGTGGGCTCATAATGAGTTACCTAATTTTGGGGGAAATGTTCTTCtagctcctgctgctcctgcagtgtATGTACCTGCCAAACAAACTGTAGAAGTCATTCAGCCACCAGAAGAAGGCCTGTCTAATCAGCAGCCAAGTAAACCAGGGACTATTGCTGTTCAGCTTTCCCAAGATAGACATATACCTTCTGAGAATCTTGAGAATCCTCCCAAaatgggagaagaggaggcacTTCAGTCTCAGGCAAGTTCTGGTTATGCAAGTTTGTTGTCTTCTCCACCTACAGAGTCTTTGCAGAATCAACCTATCCTGATTGCTCAGCCTAATCAAAGTTATAACTTGGCTCAGccaattaatttttctatttctctgtcTAATCAGCTaagcagcaatgaaaacaaTCAGCCAATGAAGGACTCTGGGGTTGGGGACAAGCCTGCGATGGGTCCTCAGACTTCACATGCTGGTGGGATCATTTCTGGCGAAAACGTGCCATTACCTGTCATGCAAGTTGGATCTCTGTTAGTTAATGCACTTCCAAATACTAATCTGTTAAAACATAATGTATTACAAAGCCCTGTTAATTCCTCTGATACTGCTTCTAATCAGCCGGCAAATTTGCTTATGAAAACTCCACTTAATTTGGCTCCAGAAGGGCAAAAGAATGTTAATATGGAAGGGTTTATTCCTGAATTTGCTAGCAAGCCGGGGTCTAGCTCATCCATTTCACCTGGGACAAATATTGCTGGTGCAAGTCCACTAATCCCCCCTGTTAATTCTGTAATACAGGCTAATAATTCTGCAAATCATTCAAATAGCAAAGAAGAAGTTGCTGGAGTGCTCGACTTCACAGTGTCACGGACGTTGGAGAAAAGCAGTGCAAGTAATTCTGTGCAGGTGCATAATCAGTCGCTTTCTGGTGGTCCAGTATATCCTCAACAGTCAGCTGGTAGTAGTGCTGGTCAGATGCATCCTGAGATGCATGACAAACAACATTTCTATCAACAGGTGACAAAAGATGTACAGCATCAAGCTGTATCAGACAGAGCTGTACAGGGAGCATTGCCATCTCAACCACAAATGCAAGCAGCTCAGATGCAGCAACCAGCATCTTCTGGGCAGTCCTCAGTTCCTTCAAACTACCAGGTGGCCGCAGGGACTAAAGCAGTGCAGGCATCACAGCAGCATGAGAACCAGGTGCTGAGTAACCATCCCCAACCTGTGGGTCCCCAAGAGGCAGATTCGGTGCAGCTGACAACAAGATATGATCAGACAAGTCCTGATAAGCAGCCAGCATCTGGACAGCTGTCGGGTGCTCCAGCTTCCACAGCCCCTTCTACCACcgtcagtcagtcagtcatgCCAAATGTGCAACAAGACCTGCAGCGTCCATCCCTGCCTCAGACTCCTCAGGATGCCTTTGGTCCACCCCAGAACCCTTACTACTACTACAGACATCCTTACGACGCTTATCAGCCTCCATATCCGCCACCTTATCCTCCTGCAGACCCCAGAACAGCAGCTCATCTTTATTACAtg GAGGATAGCTATGGACAGTATGACCCACGGTACAGCACTGGTTATATGGAACCTGGGAGCTATCGCTATTCTGAGCCTGAACGTCCTAGTTCCAGAGCCAGTCACTGCTCTGACAGGCCACCTTCTAG ACAAGGCTATACTGAAGATTATTATGCAAAAAGTGGATGGAGTGATTATTATCCAGGCTATTACTCAAACTCATATGATTATGGAG ATCCAAGTCGCTGGGAACGTTACTCATCAGCTTATGACCCCAGATACAGAGATCCTAGAAGTTATGGTCAGAGGTATTGGTATGATGCTGAACACAACCCTTACCAGAAGAGAGAAGCATATCCATATGGCAACAG ACATGACCAATATGAAGATAACTGGAGATACGATCCTCGTTTTACTGGAAGTTTTGATGATGAATCTGAGCCCCATAGAGACCCCTATGGTGATGAATTTGACAGGCGCAGCGTCCACAGTGAGCATTCTGGTCATAGTCTCCGTAGCTCCCGCAGTGTTCACAGTCACCAGAGTAGTTTCAGCTCTCGCTCTCAACAA CCTTTTACAGGTTATGGCTACCCGACTGAAACTGGATGGTCAGCTGTAGAACAAG cACCTTTAAGGCCCTCAACACCTGAGAAATTTTCAGTGCCTCATATCTGCGCAAGGTTTGGTCCTGGGGGCTTCCTAATAAAAGTGCTGCCAAACCTGCCTTCAGAAGGACAGCCAGCTCTGGTTGAAATACACAGTATGGAG ACTATGTTACAACATTCCCCAGAGCAAGAAGAGATGAGAGCATTTCCCGGTCCTCTTGCTAA ggatgaCACCCATAAAGTAGATGTTATTAATTTTGCACAAAATAAAGCTTCACAGTGCTTTAAGAATGATAATCTAATTGACAAAGAGTCTGCAAGTCTGCTTTGGGACTTTATTGTACTGTTGTGCAGGCAGAATGGG ACGGTTGTGGGAACAGACCTGGCTGAGCTTTTGCTCCGAGATCATAAAACAGTGTGGCTTCCTGGAAAGTCACCAAATGAAGCAAATTTGATTGATTTCACTAATGAGGCTTTGGAACAAGTGGAAGAGGAATCTGGTGAAGCCCAGCTCTCATTTCTCACCGATAGTCTTATAACCACAATTGACAGTCTtgagaaagagacagagagatTTAGGGAGTTACTGCTTTATGGCCGCAAGAAG GATGCTTTGGAGTCTGCGATGAAGCATGGTTTATGGGGTCATGCTCTGCTACTTGCCAGCAAAATGGACAGCAGAACACATGCAAGAGTTATGACCAG ATTTGCCAACAGTCTCCCAATTAATGACCCTCTGCAGACTGTTTACCAGCTCATGTCTGGAAGGATGCCAGCTGCATCCACG TGCTGTGGAGATGAGAAATGGGGAGACTGGAGGCCTCATCTAGCAATGGTGTTATCCAACTTGACCAATAATGTGGACTTGGAATCCAGGACCATTGCTACCATGGGAGACGCTCTTG CTTCTAAAGGCCTGCTGGATGCTGCTCACTTTTGTTACCTTATGGCCCAAGTTGGTTTTGGAGTTTACACAAGGAAGACAACAAAGCTTGTCCTAATTGGATCAAATCAtag TTTGCCATTTTTTAAGTTTGCCACTAATGAAGCCATTCAAAGAACAGAAGCTTATGAATATGCACAGTCTCTAGGAAGTCAGCCTGGCTGTTTGCCCAATTTCCAG GTTTTCAAATTCATCTATGCTTGCCGACTAGCTGAAATGGGACTTGCTGCTCAGGCTTTCCATTATTGTGAAGTCATTTCTAGAACTGTCCTTAAAGATCCACATTACTATTCACCTGTACTTATTGGGCAGCTAATCCAG ATGTCATCACAACTACGCCTGTTTGACccacagataaaagaaaaaccagaacAGGAATCTTTTATTGAACCTTCATGGTTAGTAACGCTTCGACATGTGGATGGACAGATCAAG GAGGGTGCAATAGCTTATAACACAGACAGATCCACCCCACCACCATATGCATGTAGTACACCAAGCTCTGAATTAGACCATGCTAGTCAATGTGATGGAGCAGGAGTTGGCCGTGACATGGGTCCAGGTGCTGAAAATGCATTGTTAGCATCCTTATTACCCAATATGGCTCAACAGATGCAAAGTGTGCAGCTGATGCCTTCAG TACCTCAGGCTGCCCTTGATGGGTCAGCTGCTATGATTCCTCCTGGTGACCAGGAAGCTGTCCGAAGTGTCCCTTTCTATTCAGTGGCTTCTCAGCCTATTGGTCCAGGACCTGGCTTTGCACCTCCAGGATTTTCAAATCCATATGGAAATGAACCATCACCCCTGTATTTAGGGTCAGCACTACCACCAGGAGGACCACCACAAGAAATTGAACCACGGTCAGAAGAGCAGATAAACCCAGAAACAG gaacaCAGAGAATTGCCCGGGAGTCTCCTTCACAAAGCTCTTTCCCTGAACAAAGGGAAGAGGATTTCTATGGCAGAATGGCTAGCATG GGCTATGGGCGAAGATCCCGAACAACTTCAGAGTCCTCTGCTCATTCTGTGGGACGAGAGAgatccagctctgcagcaaaacagccctctcctcctccctctgttCCTGTAgggaaagagaataaaaaagaaataaaaaaggaaccAGCACCTAGAAAG aCTGGTGGAACCTGGTTTCGCTGGCtgatgggaaaaggaaagaatgaagcTCACCTGCCAGATGACAAGAACAAATCA ATTGTTTGGGATGAACAGAAACAACGCTGGGTTAATCTGGATGAACCAGAAGAAGAG agtAAGCCTCCACCGCCACCTCCGACAGGATTTCCTAAAGTTCCTCAGACTGTTCCACCTGGACCTGGAGGCCCACCTAGTGCCCCTGTCAACATGTTTTCCAGAAGAGCAG ctGGAAGCAGAGCCCGTTATGTTGATGTCCTGAATCCAGGTGGAACCAAGTCAAGCGGTGCTGTTCCTGCACCATCAGACCTATTTGCCCCCTTGGCACCAATGCCAATTCCTGCAAATGTGTTTGTTCCAAACTCAG TTCCAGGGGAACCCCAGCCAATGGAAGGGAGTGGTGCAGCAGAGCACGCACCAGCTGCAAGTCAAACCAATGCagatcctgctgcagctgttgaGCCAGAG tatttaaaCCCTGCAATCCTTCCTCCTGGATCTGGACTTCCTGTTTCTAACCCTGATGGCTCCCAATCAGGCGAG CCTGCCACTGTACCACCTTCAGGGGGGCCTGCAGCAGGAACAGTACCGTTCTACAATCCTTCTCAATTTGCACAA TCTCCTGCAGTGACTGGAAGTTCAAGACTGGGAAGAATTGGACAGAGGAAGTATCCAACATTGAAGTAG